The DNA sequence CGTCTGGATCGTCATCGATGACCGGTCCGATATCCGCTTGATAGCCTCTTCGCCTGAAAGCCTCGGCAATCATTTGCGAATTCGTATCTTTGATCATGCCTTTTTTTATTTCAAAGCCTGTGGGAAAAACCTTAACGCGCCGCGCGATCCGGTTTCGTATTTCCCGAACCATTTGTTCTGATCTTTGTAAAGTCTCCTCAACCTCTTCCGGCGGCAAGGAGATTAGTCCCAAGATACCGTGGGAATGAATCCCGGCATTTTCGCCCAATCTGACACCCGGTATTTGGGCCAGCCGCTGCAATAATTGTTCCTCTTTGCCTGCAATATCCCTATTGTTTACAACCCGCTTCAGTATATCCATGGTAATATGGCTATCGCGAACATCCACCACCAGCACCTGGTCCCTTTCCAGGTTTAATACCTCCGCGGCAGCCCTGGCAATCTCGTTTAAATCAGCACCTTCCATGCAGATGTCATCAACCCATAGTTCGGTTTTTTCCAGCAGGTTTATTTCCGAAACGTCATATCGATCATCAGGCAATTCTAGCAC is a window from the Peptococcaceae bacterium genome containing:
- a CDS encoding molybdopterin-binding protein gives rise to the protein MPDDRYDVSEINLLEKTELWVDDICMEGADLNEIARAAAEVLNLERDQVLVVDVRDSHITMDILKRVVNNRDIAGKEEQLLQRLAQIPGVRLGENAGIHSHGILGLISLPPEEVEETLQRSEQMVREIRNRIARRVKVFPTGFEIKKGMIKDTNSQMIAEAFRRRGYQADIGPVIDDDPDDVYYKLFRAVDEGYGLIISTGGVGAEDKDHTIEGILRLDPAAATPWIVRYQKGTGRHCKEGVRIAVGEMNETLIIALPGPNDEVKTALEVILKEIPNQPGKYALAEKIAEALREKLKAGSAPAHHHN